One segment of Rosa chinensis cultivar Old Blush chromosome 6, RchiOBHm-V2, whole genome shotgun sequence DNA contains the following:
- the LOC112169546 gene encoding ER membrane protein complex subunit 1, translated as MATTSMAVRAFLLLLLVFLSLANLTLSLYEDQVGLVDWHQQYIGKVKDAVFHTQKSGRKRVVVSTEENVIASLDLRHGEIFWRHVLGSNDVVDGIDIALGKYVITLSSEGSILRAWNLPDGQMVWQSFIDGSGASKSLLTVPTNLIVNKENLILVFGKGSLHAVSGIDGEVLWTKDFAAESLEVKHIIQPVGSEAIYVLGFVGSSQFDAYQINPKNGEILKHNSAALSGGYSGEAILASSDILVTLDASRSKLVGISFQDGELNLQQTSISNILGDSSGTPVLLSSKLPGMFSVKLDGGVTLIKVTVEAKLEVMDKISSVVAISDAIPLTEGQQAFALVQHGDGKIHLTVKLSHDLSGDLLKESIVMDNQRGMVHKVFINSYIRTDRSNGFRALIVMEDHSLLLLQQGAIVWSREDGLASIVDVLTSELPVEKEGVSVAKVEENLFEWLKGHLLKLKGTLMLASADDVAAIQERRLKSSEKSKLTRDHNGFRKLLIVLTKAGKLFALHTGYGQVVWSLLLPNLRKSECEFPTGLNIYQWQVPHHHAMDEDPSILIVGRCGQSSDAPGVLSIVDAYTGTEINSMDLVHSISQVIPLPFTDTTEQRLHLLIDGNQHAYLYPRTSEAIDIFQREFSNIYWYSVETKNGIIKGHVLKSNCIQEVVDNYCFESRDIWSIVFPSDSEKIIATVTRKPNEVVHTQAKVIAAEEDLMYKYISKNLLFVATVAPKGSGAIGTATPEESWLTVYLIDTVTGRILHRMTHHGAQGPVHAVFSENWVVYHYFNLRAHRYEMSVIEIYDQSRADNKDVWKLILGKHNLTSPISSYSRPEVVTKSQSYFFTYSVKAIDVTLTAKGITSKQLLVGTIGDQVLALDKRFLDPRRSVNPTPAEKEEGIIPLTDSLPIIPQSYVTHALRVEGLRGIVTVPAKLESTTLVFVYGVDLFFTQLAPSRTYDSLTDDFSYALLLITIVALIAAIFVTWILSEKKELREKWR; from the exons ATGGCCACGACGAGCATGGCGGTTAgggcttttcttcttcttctactggTATTCCTATCTCTCGCAAATCTCACTCTTTCTCTTTACGAAGATCAAGTCGGCCTCGTCGATTG GCACCAACAGTACATAGGGAAAGTGAAGGACGCAGTGTTTCATACTCAAAAGAGTGGGCGAAAGCGTGTTGTGGTGTCCACTGAAGAGAATGTTATAGCATCACTTGATCTCCGACACGGGGAGATAT TTTGGAGACATGTTCTTGGGAGCAATGATGTTGTCGATGGAATTGACATAGCATTGGGAAAAT ATGTCATTACCCTTTCATCTGAAGGAAGTATTTTGAGAGCATGGAACCTTCCAGATGGTCAGATGGTGTGGCAATCTTTTATAGATGGCTCAGGGGCCTCAAAATCATTATTAACTGTCCCG ACAAATTTGATCGTCAACAAGGAAAATTTGATCCTTGTTTTTGGTAAAGGGTCTCTACATGCTGTTTCTGGCATTGATGGTGAGGTTCTTTGGACAAAGGATTTTGCAGCTGAAAG TCTAGAGGTTAAACATATTATTCAACCTGTTGGAAGTGAAGCAATCTATGTACTAGGATTTGTTGGTTCTTCCCAGTTTGATGCATATCAGATCAATCCTAAGAACGGAGAGATACTGAAGCACAATAGTGCAGCACTTTCTGGCGGCTATTCTGGGGAAGCAATATTGGCTTCGAGTGACATTCTTGTGACATTGGATGCCTCTAGGTCAAAGTTGGTAGGTATAAGCTTTCAGGATGGTGAACTTAACTTGCAACAGACATCCATATCTAATATATTGGGGGATTCTTCTGGAACACCAGTACTGTTGTCTTCAAAACTACCAGGAATGTTTTCCGTAAAGCTTGATGGAGGAGTGACACTCATAAAAGTGACTGTAGAAGCCAAGTTGGAGGTGATGGATAAAATAAGTAGTGTGGTGGCTATTAGTGATGCAATTCCCCTTACTGAAGGTCAACAAGCTTTCGCACTAGTTCAACATGGAGATGGTAAGATTCATCTTACAGTGAAGCTTAGTCATGATCTGAGTGGTGATTTGCTGAAGGAGAGTATAGTTATGGACAATCAGAGGGGGATGGTGCATAAGGTTTTTATAAACAGTTATATCCGGACAGACAGATCCAATGGATTTAGGGCCTTGATTGTCATGGAGGATCATTCACTTTTGTTGTTACAACAAGGTGCCATTGTCTGGAGTAGGGAAGATGGTCTTGCCTCAATTGTTGATGTACTAACATCAGAACTACCCGTGGAAAAGGAAGGTGTATCTGTAGCAAAAGTTGAGGAAAACCTTTTTGAGTGGCTTAAG GGACACCTACTGAAGCTTAAGGGAACCTTAATGCTTGCAAGTGCTGATGATGTTGCTGCTATACAAGAGAGGAGGTTAAAAAGTTCTGAAAAGAGCAAACTGACCCGAGACCATAATGGTTTTCGGAAGCTTCTCATAGTACTTACAAAAGCAGGAAAGCTCTTTGCCTTGCACACTGGATATGGACAAGTTGTCTGGTCTCTGTTACTGCCTAATCTGCGTAAATCTGAGTGCGAGTTTCCGACTGGTTTGAATATTTATCAGTGGCAGGTACCCCATCATCACGCAATGGATGAAGATCCATCTATCCTCATAGTAGGTCGATGTGGACAAAGTTCTGATGCACCAGGTGTTCTGTCTATTGTTGATGCATATACTGGCACTGAAATTAATTCAATGGATCTCGTACATTCCATTTCGCAAGTTATTCCACTGCCATTTACTGATACAACAGAACAGCGACTTCATCTACTAATAGATGGAAACCAGCATGCATATCTATATCCAAGAACATCCGAGGCCATTGATATCTTTCAACGCGAGTTCTCAAACATATACTGGTACTCAGTTGAGACTAAGAATGGCATTATCAAAGGACATGTCTTGAAGAGCAATTGCATCCAGGAAGTTGTAGACAACTATTGCTTCGAGTCCAGGGATATATGGTCAATTGTATTCCCATCTGACTCAGAAAAGATCATTGCAACAGTGACAAGAAAACCAAATGAG GTGGTTCACACTCAAGCAAAGGTTATAGCTGCTGAAGAAGATCTGATGTATAAGTATATATCTAAGAATCTACTCTTTGTTGCAACTGTTGCACCTAAAGGCAGTGGTGCAATTGGAACAGCTACCCCAGAGGAGTCGTGGTTGACTGTTTATCTTATCGATACTGTAACTGGTCGTATATTGCATCGGATGACCCATCATGGTGCACAGGGACCTGTCCACGCT GTTTTCAGTGAGAATTGGGTTGTATACCACTACTTTAATCTTAGAGCACACAGATATGAGATGTCAGTCATAGAGATATATGATCAGTCCCGAGCG GACAATAAGGATGTTTGGAAGCTGATTCTTGGGAAACATAATCTCACTTCACCTATTTCTTCATATTCCCGACCAGAGGTTGTGACGAAATCACAGTCTTACTTTTTCACGTATTCTGTAAAAGCAATAGATGTGACATTGACAGCAAAGGGTATTACTTCAAAGCAGCTTCTTGTTGGTACAATTGGGGATCAG GTTTTGGCACTTGACAAGCGATTTTTGGATCCCCGTCGATCAGTCAACCCCACACCAGCTGAGAAAGAGGAAGGCATTATACCTCTAACAGATTCATTGCCAATAATTCCTCAG TCCTATGTGACACATGCTCTAAGAGTCGAAGGACTCCGAGGCATAGTGACAGTACCTGCCAAGCTGGAGTCAACAACCCTTGTCTTCGTATATGGAGTGGATCTGTTTTTTACTCAACTTGCACCGTCAAGGACCTACGATTCGCTGACCGATGATTTCAGCTATGCATTGCTTCTCATCACCATCGTTGCACTCATAGCGGCAATCTTTGTAACCTGGATTTTATCCGAGAAAAAAGAACTACGAGAGAAGTGGAGGTAA
- the LOC112172675 gene encoding L-gulonolactone oxidase 3, whose product MYRSWWLLGAIHLLVSVVTAMLPQSPIQCDGTGGCNLFNSYGVWNDRKNCHVPNVTYPRTENELLRAVAYANQNKLKLRVVSQFSHTIPKLACPATSTGNSLLISTSSYDSGIEIDAANLAVTVDGGVGLRKLIDTVEAAGLSLVAAPYWEGVSIGGLISTGSHGSSWWGKGGSVHDHIVGLSLIVPAKQSEGYAKILRLEPKDQLFNAAKVSMGLLGVISKVKLLLEKGFKRSVSYDFTDDDQIENKYMDHGKKYEFADITWYPSKHTAAYRYDNRVPLNISGDGVYDFLGFQANPILVSKSVRASEKVMDNGHNLSGKCILASSFLGYKKLVANGLKNGLIFTGYPVIGNQGKMQTSGSCLYSTGKDSSCAWDPRINGLFFYETTAIFPAPKFRDFILDVKKLRDLVKPENFCGVDIYNGFLIRFIKASEAYLGQPEESVVVDFNYYRADDASTPRFDQDVWEEVEQLAFFKHGAKPHWAKNRNMAFLNVQSKYSKFTKFVGVKRQLDPQNMFSSEWSDEIVFGKEGAKSDGCGLEGMCICSEDRHCSPGKGYFCKPGVVYEEARVCRYSPSSNVESDSPKTDL is encoded by the exons ATGTACAGATCATGGTGGCTCCTCGGTGCTATTCACCTTCTCGTCTCCGTCGTCACCGCCATGCTGCCACAATCTCCGATTCAATGCGACGGAACCGGAGGCTGCAACCTCTTCAACTCCTACGGTGTTTGGAACGACAGAAAAAATTGCCATGTTCCAAATGTCACGTACCCCAGGACTGAAAATGAGCTACTTAGAGCTGTGGCCTACGCAAACCAGAACAAGCTCAAGCTTAGAGTGGTGAGCCAGTTTTCACATACCATACCCAAACTGGCATGCCCTGCCACAAGTACAGGAAACTCATTGCTAATAAGCACATCAAGTTATGATTCTGGGATCGAAATTGATGCTGCCAATTTAGCTGTCACAGTTGATGGTGGCGTAGGACTGCGGAAATTGATTGACACAGTTGAAGCAGCTGGATTGAGTTTGGTGGCTGCACCATATTGGGAGGGGGTGAGTATTGGAGGGCTTATAAGCACAGGTTCACATGGAAGCTCATGGTGGGGAAAAGGAGGTTCTGTTCATGATCATATTGTTGGTCTCAGCCTAATTGTTCCCGCTAAACAATCTGAAGGGTATGCGAAAATTCTTAGATTAGAACCCAAAGACCAACTTTTTAATGCTGCCAAAGTTTCCATGGGATTGTTGGGTGTCATATCCAAG GTGAAGTTGTTACTAGAGAAGGGATTCAAAAGAAGCGTATCATATGACTTCACTGATGATGATCAAATTGAGAACAAGTACATGGACCATGGAAAGAAGTATGAATTTGCGGACATTACTTGGTACCCATCAAAGCATACAGCTGCTTATAGATATGATAATCGAGTTCCCTTGAACATCTCTGGTGATGGAGTTTACGACTTCCTTGGCTTCCAAGCCAATCCCATTTTGGTCTCCAAATCTGTTAGGGCATCAG AGAAAGTCATGGACAATGGGCACAACTTGAGTGGAAAGTGCATACTAGCCTCTTCATTTTTAGGGTACAAGAAATTAGTAGCCAATGGTCTGAAGAATGGCCTAATCTTCACTGGGTACCCAGTAATTGGTAACCAAGGCAAAATGCAAACTTCAGGTTCATGTTTATACTCAACAGGCAAAGACAGCTCCTGTGCTTGGGATCCAAGAATCAATGGCCTCTTTTTCTACGAGACAACTGCAATATTTCCGGCCCCAAAATTCCGAGACTTCATCCTTGATGTGAAGAAGCTAAGAGATCTGGTCAAGCCAGAGAATTTCTGTGGGGTGGACATTTACAACGGATTTCTGATACGTTTTATTAAGGCCTCTGAGGCATATCTTGGTCAACCTGAGGAATCTGTGGTGGTTGACTTCAACTACTATAGAGCTGATGATGCTTCAACTCCAAGATTTGACCAAGATGTTTGGGAAGAAGTGGAGCAATTGGCTTTCTTCAAGCATGGGGCAAAGCCACATTGGGCTAAAAACAGGAACATGGCATTCTTGAATGTGCAGAGCAAGTACTCCAAGTTCACCAAGTTTGTGGGTGTGAAAAGACAGTTGGACCCCCAGAACATGTTCTCAAGTGAATGGTCTGATGAGATTGTGTTTGGAAAGGAAGGTGCGAAGAGTGATGGGTGTGGTTTGGAGGGTATGTGCATTTGTTCAGAGGACAGGCACTGTAGCCCAGGAAAAGGGTATTTTTGTAAACCTGGCGTTGTTTATGAGGAAGCAAGAGTTTGTAGGTATTCTCCATCCTCAAATGTGGAATCAGATAGTCCTAAAACTGATTTGTGA
- the LOC112170073 gene encoding protein EMBRYONIC FLOWER 1, which translates to MEKDISTDDNLIKRSDPIIASKAVGSFVKIDSISIDLDDANDDNRHAGKCEHFSIRGYVSEVRKKNWKICWPFALDGDLDKSDQEKTDMLPPLDAPKFRSWCCQNCLREIGSKGHGTDLNCHVGSNSKCTGAQMPPATDTALLQSDYQQGPKSKTVEEKQFHAYTYTIVDGSETHPSSRIDKKKRNGEVSPTTIIANENALANWVSHEMPRFNSAETEVNTSRMQERHNHVTEKLGCNGSVRVYKPGCESHEDASLELEITKNNCWIRYSTQNGDPEDHSFAANKQESINASGLCNGRMVGEAGNPIKVQTNVCRPLILDECDYASSENHEKSSGFHRKKSRKVRLLTELLCNKEDAKTDYTRTEDSPSNMINNTSELGSVSQGQVSLQENVRVGSGENKKRKLSEEEEKGGQEMSHPKILSKKVKTFRRDGEAANAIATTGLEEDALARISLQVDMKNNWSRYGNERIHTVGKKKAKKSHDFDAWSSLSPTAENVPIEAQDKFGNSSKNATNGASFRPMYDPSVRESDLHSSKKDRKSGFVKRKGKMPQSDTGPVFLSNTRKDAEIKANGQGTVRFHPAEDASTEKGLDLSLNSYLATQRYDGKCLPQQEDGFPSLSTWKDSTCKLDEFMRKNVEVNYLANLNKPSTSMANPLSEDGVPGEPSKKVYSYSMPILNERQNYSSQVEQGSCSLMQQMDISRGSKNQKIIEVEKNSGVPVIRKHSNHQAEMSEKGTIDDIPMEIVELMAKNQYERCLHETQNDKHVLETPSRARNAQMMEHTQVYGIGDLRVLEETSQKRKAQAKNAKNGTTKKNVAPVQQKSVDYFPYINGNHFGMNRLDQMHCTAGFGPFSQSQKKPSPRGQFPAAGNSKCSCAQSCKWDGNMMGHRFSNSNLQSFAACNTCQSVPQSKEEAAHLWSPVISAHMPFAYKNPQKGPAQSSNVKMVSQSPGSLQKGNATGDCDLSLNLNAPNFEKRNEAVGSETISRTNPEYSFTCKRNGTEPHQNSLGSLDLYSNETIPAMHLLSLMDAGMRSGASLNMGGNPKFPKRPFPNDLNSKGYPGLDIGLYKATDTVNHPSSNCYGKNHLSEKSLDLFPTNPTFGASSSSFEHSKSFGRATDFMDQVSSSQKKEKIQRSHSPAQNRGPRSQKSLAADGGFGNNRTTIPVHSIPKGFLPVSGPMMFPLHYHTIANSRKHNLETPNANGTMKPPKTSSESSICCMNRNPADFSMPDVGNGYMIRGEDLKVGKKISSEKRHGLFKVEQQKRQRNTKHTIEKDRTRH; encoded by the exons ATGGAGAAGGATATTTCGACAGATGATAATCTTATTAAGAGGAGTGATCCTATTATTGCTTCCAAGGCTGTGGGGTCTTTTGTAAAGATTGATTCTATATCCATAGATCTTGATGATGCAAATGATGACAACAGACATGCGGGGAAGTGTGAGCATTTCTCCATACG TGGTTACGTATCTGAAGTTCGAAAAAAGAACTGGAAGATATGTTGGCCATTTGCTTTAGACGGCGATTTGGACAAGTCGGATCAGGAGAAAACAGATATGCTTCCTCCTTTGGATGCTCCAAAATTCAGATCGTGGTGTTGCCAGAATTGTCTGCGTGAAATTGGTTCTAAAGGTCATGGTACAGACCTTAATTGTCATGTTGGATCTAATTCCAAGTGCACTGGTGCTCAGATGCCACCCGCCACTGATACTGCATTGCTTCAGTCAGATTATCAACAAGGTCCGAAGTCAAAAACCGTTGAGGAAAAACAATTTCATGCTTATACTTATACTATTGTGGATGGCAGTGAGACACATCCTTCCTCACGTATCGATAAGAAAAAAAGGAATGGTGAAGTTTCACCCACAACCATCATAG CGAATGAGAATGCCCTAGCAAATTGGGTGAGTCATGAAATGCCCAGATTCAATTCTGCGGAGACAGAAGTTAACACCAGTAGGATGCAGGAGAGACATAATCATGTCACAg aaaaattggGTTGCAATGGATCTGTCAGAGTCTATAAGCCAGGATGTGAAAGTCATGAAGATGCCAGCCTTGAGCTTGAGATTACAAAAAACAATTGCTGGATAAGGTATTCCACTCAGAATGGTGACCCTGAGGACCATTCATTTGCAGCCAACAAACAGGAgtcaataaatgcttctggACTATGTAATGGCAGGATGGTTGGTGAGGCAGGCAATCCTATCAAGGTTCAGACCAATGTTTGTCGTCCTCTGATTTTAGATGAGTGTGATTATGCATCATCTGAAAATCATGAAAAGTCCAGTGGTTTTCATCGTAAGAAAAGTCGAAAGGTGCGTTTGTTGACTGAGTTGTTGTGTAATAAAGAGGATGCAAAGACCGATTACACCAGGACAGAAGATTCTCCTTCCAATATGATCAATAATACATCTGAGCTAGGATCTGTTTCCCAAGGTCAGGTGTCTCTCCAAGAAAATGTTAGAGTGGGTTCAGGTGAGAATAAAAAAAGGAAGTTgtcggaggaagaagagaagggaGGCCAAGAGATGAGCCATCCAAAAATTTTGAGTAAAAAAGTTAAGACTTTTAGGCGAGATGGAGAAGCCGCCAATGCAATTGCAACTACTGGATTGGAAGAAGATGCATTGGCCAGAATTTCTTTGCAGGTTGATATGAAGAATAATTGGAGTAGATATGGAAATGAAAGGATCCATACTGTTGGTAAGAAGAAAGCTAAGAAATCTCATGACTTTGATGCATGGTCGTCCTTATCACCAACTGCAGAAAATGTGCCAATAGAAGCCCAGGACAAATTTGGAAATTCAAGCAAGAATGCTACTAATGGTGCTTCTTTTAGACCAATGTATGATCCATCAGTTAGAGAGAGTGATTTGCACTCTTCAAAGAAAGATAGAAAATCTGGTTTTGTTAAGAGGAAAGGCAAGATGCCACAATCTGATACTGGGCCGGTTTTTCTATCAAATACAAGGAAAGATGCAGAAATCAAGGCAAATGGGCAAGGAACTGTTAGATTTCATCCGGCAGAAGATGCATCTACTGAGAAAGGGCTGGATCTTTCTCTCAACAGCTATTTGGCTACCCAAAGATATGACGGAAAATGTCTTCCTCAACAAGAAGATGGATTTCCTTCCTTGTCAACTTGGAAAGATAGCACTTGCAAACTAGATGAGTTCATGAGGAAAAATGTGGAAGTCAATTATTTGGCGAATTTGAACAAACCTTCTACATCTATGGCAAATCCATTATCTGAGGATGGAGTACCTGGTGAACCAAGTAAAAAAGTTTACTCCTACAGCATGCCTATTCTGAATGAGAGGCAAAATTACAGCTCCCAGGTTGAACAAGGGAGCTGTTCTTTAATGCAGCAAATG GATATATCTCGCGGAAGCAAGAATCAGAAAATCATTGAGGTTGAGAAAAATTCAGGTGTGCCTGTTATTAGGAAGCATAGCAACCATCAAGCTGAGATGTCTGAAAAGGGTACTATAGATGACATACCAATGGAAATTGTTGAACTCATGGCGAAAAATCAGTATGAGAGATGTCTTCATGAGACTCAAAATGATAAGCATGTATTAGAAACCCCAAGCAGAGCAAGGAATGCTCAGATGATGGAGCATACTCAAGTATATGGCATTGGGGACTTGAGAGTATTAGAGGAAACCAGTCAGAAACGAAAAGCTCAggcaaaaaatgcaaaaaatggcacaacaaagaaaaatgtgGCACCTGTCCAACAGAAGTCCGTtgattattttccttatatcaATGGAAACCATTTTGGCATGAACCGTCTTGATCAAATGCATTGCACCGCAGGGTTTGGTCCATTCAGTCAGTCTCAAAAGAAGCCTTCACCACGAGGCCAATTTCCTGCTGCTGGCAACAGCAAATGTAGTTGTGCTCAAAGTTGCAAATGGGATGGAAATATGATGGGGCACAGGTTCTCGAATTCAAACTTGCAGAGCTTTGCAGCATGCAACACATGCCAGTCTGTTCCACAATCAAAGGAAGAAGCAGCTCATCTTTGGTCACCTGTAATATCAGCTCACATGCCCTTTGCTTATAAGAATCCTCAGAAGGGTCCAGCCCAGTCATCTAATGTCAAAATGGTTTCACAGTCTCCTGGCTCACTGCAGAAAGGAAATGCCACTGGGGATTGTGACCTGAGTTTGAATCTGAATGCTCCAAACTTTGAGAAGCGTAATGAAGCTGTTGGTTCTGAAACTATCAGCAGAACAAATCCAGAGTACTCGTTCACTTGCAAACGTAACGGGACTGAACCTCATCAAAATTCATTGGGGTCATTAGATTTATATTCTAATGAAACCATACCAGCAATGCATTTGCTCAGCCTCATGGATGCAGGGATGCGGTCAGGTGCATCCTTAAATATGGGTGGAAACCCGAAATTTCCCAAGAGACCCTTTCCTAATGATCTCAACTCTAAGGGATATCCTGGGCTGGATATTGGTCTTTATAAGGCTACTGATACTGTGAATCATCCATCATCAAACTGTTATGGGAAAAATCACCTTTCTGAGAAATCTCTCGATTTGTTTCCTACCAATCCAACTTTTGgggcatcttcatcttcatttgAACACTCAAAAAGTTTTGGAAGGGCTACAGACTTTATGGATCAAGTTTCGAGctctcaaaagaaagaaaagatccaAAGATCCCATTCACCTGCACAGAATAGAGGTCCTAGATCACAAAAATCTTTAGCTGCTGATGGTGGTTTTGGCAACAATCGTACAACCATCCCTGTTCATAGTATACCGAAAGGGTTCCTTCCTGTTTCTGGTCCTATGATGTTTCCGCTGCACTACCACACCATTGCAAATTCAAGGAAACACAACTTGGAAACTCCTAATGCTAATGGAACCATGAAGCCTCCAAAGACTAGTTCGGAGTCTTCAATCTGCTGTATGAACAGAAATCCAGCTGATTTCAGCATGCCAGATGTAGGAAATGGGTACATGATTAGAGGTGAAGACCTAAAAGTTGGGAAGAAGATTTCTTCTGAAAAGAGGCACGGCTTATTTAAAGTGGAGCAGCAGAAGCGGCAGAGGAATACAAAACACACTATTGAAAAGGATCGCACGCGACATTGA
- the LOC112169548 gene encoding uncharacterized protein LOC112169548, with protein MIELQWSRKWLAHCLVSDCSSGIRVKVKTLIEIYCMFYPDVLYSLEVKAGTYILGFLSTLPHMATNLQVAPFSSAPSLSLSLSLSLSQSSSLSVSLTLSKINAIDSTTMRTQQPKLKTQFFSCGFFGHCTGTVLSPTTPHPPTLPLSSTDPFPPSLSIPAPSTQSDPLTHHQSKPDSESSSSSTSQSFTQWKFPLPESPILSHTQPGSDQDFDAVAIFQSSPAPPPPPQPMSSTGLQELFHAAELQLSVGSFPEQLAALQLLERSLVPYPPSDPECPPELMRGLVRNLKNKAGAKPATKVLLALCLAEANRHVAVEAGAASAVIETALELEDTAAERALAALELMCTVAEGAAEVKSHALAVPVMVMMMGRTSARGKEYAIGVLAVIYGGASEDETAEAVSAAPAEEVARAVELALKGDCSGRGRRKGAQLLKALQPEEEKET; from the coding sequence ATGATTGAACTGCAATGGTCCAGAAAGTGGTTGGCTCACTGTCTAGTCAGTGATTGCTCTTCAGGAATCAGAGTAAAAGTAAAAACGTTGATCGAAATTTACTGTATGTTTTACCCAGATGTATTATATTCCCTCGAAGTGAAAGCTGGCACATACATACTGGGATTTCTTAGTACACTTCCCCACATGGCCACAAACTTACAAGTCGCACCATTTTCTTCTGCgccctccctctccctctctctctctctctctctctctcaatctagttctctctctgtttctctcactctctctaagATCAACGCCATAGACTCTACCACCATGAGAACCCAGCAGCCTAAGCTTAAGACCCAGTTTTTCTCTTGTGGATTCTTTGGCCACTGTACCGGAACAGTCCTCAGCCCCACCACGCCTCATCCTCCAACCCTCCCTTTGTCATCCACTGATCCATTTCCACCTTCGTTGTCAATTCCCGCTCCTTCGACACAATCCGACCCCCTAACCCACCACCAGTCGAAGCCCGACTCCGAATCATCTTCCTCCTCAACGTCACAGAGCTTCACCCAGTGGAAATTCCCTCTCCCTGAGTCACCCATTCTCTCCCACACACAACCTGGATCCGACCAGGATTTTGACGCTGTGGCCATATTTCAGTCCAGCCCAgcaccgccgccgccgccgcagcCCATGTCCTCCACCGGCCTCCAAGAGCTCTTCCATGCAGCAGAGCTCCAACTCAGCGTCGGGTCATTTCCGGAGCAGCTCGCAGCACTCCAGCTCCTGGAACGCTCTCTGGTCCCCTACCCACCATCCGACCCGGAGTGCCCGCCCGAATTGATGCGCGGGTTGGTGCGAAATTTGAAAAACAAAGCTGGGGCAAAACCGGCAACGAAAGTGTTGTTGGCGCTCTGTTTGGCGGAGGCCAACCGCCACGTGGCGGTTGAGGCCGGGGCAGCGTCTGCGGTGATCGAGACGGCGCTGGAGCTGGAGGATACGGCGGCGGAGCGGGCCCTGGCGGCTCTGGAGTTAATGTGCACTGTGGCGGAGGGGGCGGCGGAGGTGAAGTCCCACGCGCTGGCGGTGCcggtgatggtgatgatgatgggcAGGACGTCGGCTCGGGGGAAGGAATACGCAATAGGGGTGTTGGCGGTCATATACGGTGGCGCATCTGAAGATGAGACCGCGGAAGCGGTTTCGGCAGCTCCGGCGGAGGAGGTGGCCCGTGCAGTGGAGTTGGCGTTGAAAGGGGACTGTAGTGGTAGGGGAAGGAGGAAAGGGGCCCAATTATTGAAGGCGCTTCAaccagaagaagagaaagagaccTGA